The following coding sequences lie in one Hydrogenophaga sp. PBL-H3 genomic window:
- a CDS encoding response regulator translates to MATILVVDDELGIRDLLSEILNDEGHTVELAENAAQARAVRAQLRPDLVLLDIWMPDTDGVTLLKEWASTGLLSMPVIMMSGHATIDTAVEATRIGATAFLEKPITLAKLLKAVDHGLNKTPPKTSATAAPIRLTAGLSMELTVEAAMTGSTLPEPLMDMGPQSSQSFNLEGPLRETRDEFEKAYFEYHLAKEAGSMTRVAEKTGLERTHLYRKLKQLGVDLARSKRNAL, encoded by the coding sequence ATGGCAACAATTCTGGTTGTAGACGATGAACTGGGCATCCGGGACTTGCTTTCCGAAATCCTGAACGACGAAGGCCACACGGTCGAACTGGCCGAGAACGCGGCCCAGGCCCGCGCCGTGCGCGCCCAGTTGCGCCCCGACCTCGTGTTGCTTGACATCTGGATGCCCGACACCGACGGTGTGACCTTGCTCAAGGAGTGGGCCAGCACGGGCCTGTTGTCGATGCCGGTGATCATGATGAGTGGCCACGCCACCATCGATACCGCTGTGGAAGCCACGCGCATCGGCGCGACCGCATTCCTGGAAAAACCCATCACCCTGGCCAAGCTGCTCAAGGCCGTGGACCACGGCCTGAACAAGACACCGCCCAAGACCAGTGCCACCGCAGCACCCATTCGCCTGACCGCTGGCCTGTCGATGGAACTCACGGTTGAAGCCGCCATGACCGGCAGCACACTGCCCGAACCCTTGATGGACATGGGACCTCAGTCGTCGCAGTCCTTCAATCTCGAAGGCCCGCTGCGCGAAACCCGTGACGAGTTCGAGAAGGCCTACTTCGAATACCACCTGGCCAAAGAGGCCGGCTCCATGACCCGCGTGGCCGAGAAGACCGGCCTGGAGCGCACCCACCTCTACCGCAAACTCAAGCAGCTTGGCGTCGACCTGGCCCGCAGCAAACGCAACGCACTCTGA
- a CDS encoding DUF4390 domain-containing protein, whose amino-acid sequence MTRWRLASWASRLVSLWVLALGMMGPAQAQKPQVFQLNLQRTPEALYLSGRMELSPEQVVEEVLLKAVPLYFVWQADVYRERWYWADRRIASVTRTLRLAYQPLTRRWRVSLANDAGASAGGAGLQYALHQNYDTLADALAGVARVTRWKIIDAARLPADENHYVEFAFRLDLSLLPRPFQIGVGNQREWNIEVRDRINVPHRAEPDRPQVPAAPGIDSVEVPASARAEAETTTPVR is encoded by the coding sequence ATGACCCGTTGGCGACTGGCTTCCTGGGCGTCCCGGCTTGTCAGCCTTTGGGTACTGGCTTTGGGCATGATGGGTCCGGCCCAGGCCCAGAAGCCGCAGGTGTTCCAGCTCAACCTGCAGCGCACACCCGAGGCGTTGTACCTCTCGGGGCGCATGGAGTTGTCCCCCGAGCAGGTGGTGGAGGAGGTGCTGCTCAAGGCGGTGCCGCTGTACTTTGTCTGGCAGGCCGACGTCTACCGCGAGCGCTGGTACTGGGCTGATCGGCGCATCGCCAGCGTCACCCGCACCTTGCGCCTGGCCTACCAGCCCCTCACGCGCCGCTGGCGTGTGAGCCTGGCCAACGACGCCGGCGCCAGCGCCGGTGGGGCGGGGTTGCAGTACGCCCTGCACCAGAACTACGACACACTGGCCGATGCCCTGGCCGGCGTGGCCCGCGTCACGCGCTGGAAAATCATCGACGCAGCGCGCCTGCCCGCCGACGAGAACCACTACGTCGAGTTTGCATTTCGCCTGGATCTTTCCCTGTTGCCACGACCGTTCCAGATCGGTGTGGGCAACCAGCGCGAATGGAACATCGAAGTCCGCGACAGGATCAACGTCCCCCATCGGGCCGAGCCCGATCGACCGCAGGTGCCCGCCGCTCCGGGTATCGACAGCGTGGAAGTTCCGGCCAGCGCCAGGGCCGAAGCGGAAACAACGACCCCGGTCCGCTGA
- a CDS encoding sensor histidine kinase, with protein MNPVHTTPTPRKRPGAVRWAIGAGLVFMTGVGMVLLFLLTLATRNRALYEQNFGWLVAINVAVAGFLLLVILWLGVRLAMRFRRGKFGSRLLIKLAAIIGLVGVLPGLLIYTVSYQFVSRSIESWFDVRVESALAAGLNLGRTTLDTLTADLSSKTRVAAEGLGRAPNSSAVLALERLREQLGVADLILWSASGQALGSSGLSRFELSPERPSAAQLRSVRSSRVVAQIEGLDEGADGEMEAVIAAGQARIKVLALVSPPSFGFNTEPRYLQVVAPLPAALVADALAVQVANREYQERALAREGLRRMYIGTLTLALFLAVFGAVLLAVLLGNQLIRPLLVLAEGMREVATGDLSPKKSLTSRDELAGLTRTFALMTQDLADARAAVQQSMEQVDAARDNLQTILDNLTAGVVVLDRQGRLQSVNPGAARILRTPLAVHMGEPLAEVPGLEAFSTGVLQQFERFLSDQTPHEGGYWQQSFELSANGTTPFDEGITLIARGALLPNNERLLVFDDVSEMVSAQRAKAWGEVARRLAHEIKNPLTPIQLSAERLAMKLDGKVQPAEQAILNKSVRTIVDQVDAMKRLVNEFRDYARLPAAQLQPVDLNALARDILSLYDNAAVPVRLEAADDLPMAQADPQQVRQILHNLVQNAQDAMAGVPDAQVLLRTRRSDSGQWVRLSVLDQGPGFAEHILKRAFEPYVTTKVKGTGLGLAVVKKIMDEHGGRVDLSNRVTEGKVIGAQVSLSFAVAN; from the coding sequence GTGAACCCAGTCCACACCACTCCCACACCCCGCAAGCGGCCAGGGGCCGTGCGTTGGGCCATCGGTGCCGGCCTGGTGTTCATGACCGGCGTGGGTATGGTGCTGCTGTTCCTGCTCACCCTCGCCACACGCAACCGTGCGCTCTATGAGCAGAACTTCGGCTGGCTGGTGGCCATCAACGTTGCCGTGGCGGGTTTCCTGCTCCTGGTCATCTTATGGCTGGGCGTGCGCCTGGCCATGCGCTTCAGGCGAGGCAAGTTCGGCAGCCGCCTGCTGATCAAGCTGGCCGCCATTATCGGCCTGGTCGGCGTGCTACCCGGCTTGTTGATCTACACCGTCTCATACCAGTTCGTCTCGCGCTCCATTGAGAGCTGGTTCGACGTGCGCGTGGAGTCCGCGCTGGCCGCGGGCCTCAACCTCGGACGCACCACGCTGGACACGCTCACCGCCGACCTCAGCAGCAAGACCCGGGTGGCCGCCGAAGGCTTGGGGCGCGCGCCCAACTCGTCGGCGGTGCTCGCGCTGGAGCGCTTGCGCGAGCAACTCGGCGTGGCCGATCTCATTCTCTGGAGCGCCTCGGGTCAGGCGCTGGGCAGCTCCGGACTGTCGCGCTTCGAACTCAGCCCCGAGCGCCCCAGTGCTGCCCAGTTGCGCAGCGTGCGGAGTTCGCGGGTCGTGGCGCAGATCGAGGGACTGGACGAAGGCGCAGACGGAGAGATGGAAGCGGTGATCGCCGCCGGACAGGCGCGCATCAAGGTGCTGGCGCTGGTCAGTCCGCCCAGCTTTGGCTTCAACACCGAACCGCGCTACCTGCAGGTGGTGGCACCCTTGCCAGCCGCGCTGGTGGCCGACGCACTGGCCGTGCAAGTGGCCAACCGCGAATACCAGGAGCGCGCACTGGCCCGCGAGGGGTTGCGGCGCATGTACATCGGCACGCTCACCCTTGCCTTGTTCCTGGCGGTGTTCGGCGCGGTGCTGCTCGCGGTGCTGCTGGGCAACCAGCTCATCCGTCCGCTGCTGGTGCTGGCCGAAGGCATGCGCGAGGTGGCCACGGGCGATCTCTCGCCCAAAAAATCGCTCACCTCACGCGACGAGCTCGCCGGACTCACCCGCACCTTCGCCCTCATGACGCAGGACCTGGCGGACGCGCGGGCCGCTGTGCAGCAAAGCATGGAGCAGGTGGACGCCGCGCGCGACAACCTGCAGACCATCCTGGACAACCTCACCGCCGGCGTGGTGGTGCTCGACAGGCAAGGCCGCCTGCAAAGCGTCAACCCCGGCGCGGCTCGCATCCTGCGTACGCCCCTGGCCGTTCACATGGGCGAGCCCTTGGCCGAAGTGCCCGGTCTGGAGGCCTTTTCCACCGGCGTGCTGCAGCAGTTTGAGCGGTTCCTGTCCGACCAGACGCCGCACGAAGGCGGGTACTGGCAGCAGTCGTTCGAACTCAGCGCCAATGGCACCACACCGTTCGACGAAGGCATCACCCTGATCGCGCGCGGCGCGCTCCTGCCCAACAACGAGCGCCTGCTCGTGTTTGACGACGTGTCCGAAATGGTCTCGGCCCAGCGCGCCAAGGCCTGGGGCGAAGTGGCGCGGCGCCTGGCGCATGAAATCAAGAACCCGCTCACGCCGATCCAGCTCTCGGCCGAGCGCCTGGCCATGAAACTCGACGGCAAGGTGCAGCCCGCAGAGCAGGCCATCCTCAACAAATCGGTGCGCACCATCGTGGACCAGGTCGACGCCATGAAGCGCCTGGTCAACGAGTTTCGTGACTACGCCCGCCTGCCCGCCGCGCAGTTGCAGCCCGTCGATCTGAACGCATTGGCGCGCGACATCCTTTCGCTCTACGACAACGCCGCCGTGCCCGTGCGCCTGGAAGCTGCAGACGATCTGCCCATGGCTCAGGCCGACCCGCAGCAGGTGCGCCAGATCCTGCACAACCTGGTGCAAAACGCCCAGGACGCCATGGCCGGCGTGCCCGATGCCCAGGTGCTGCTGCGCACCCGCCGCTCCGACTCCGGCCAGTGGGTGCGCCTGTCCGTGCTCGACCAGGGCCCCGGTTTTGCCGAACACATTCTCAAGCGTGCCTTCGAGCCTTACGTCACCACCAAGGTCAAGGGGACCGGCCTGGGGCTGGCCGTGGTGAAGAAGATCATGGACGAGCACGGCGGCCGTGTGGACCTGAGCAACCGCGTGACCGAAGGCAAGGTGATCGGCGCACAAGTGTCGTTATCATTCGCAGTTGCCAATTGA
- a CDS encoding thioredoxin family protein, with protein MQRRPIIALATLSPFASLLLPGTAQAASVGQPAPDFTLMDTAGKPVKLSQFKGKPVVLEWNNPGCPFVKKHYQGNMQALQKEVTAQGAIWLAINSTRDDSVDHMAPAQLGRWMTEQRASPTAALLDEDGKVGQAYAARVTPHMFIVNAQGVLVYAGGIDSIASARADDIPKATNYVRQAMAEIQAGKPVSVANSRAYGCSVKYQPA; from the coding sequence ATGCAACGCCGCCCCATCATCGCCCTGGCCACCCTCTCACCCTTCGCCAGCCTGCTGCTGCCCGGCACCGCCCAGGCTGCCAGCGTGGGCCAGCCCGCGCCCGACTTCACCCTGATGGACACGGCGGGCAAACCCGTGAAGCTGTCGCAGTTCAAGGGCAAGCCGGTGGTGCTGGAATGGAACAACCCGGGCTGCCCGTTCGTGAAGAAACACTACCAGGGCAACATGCAGGCCTTGCAAAAAGAGGTCACGGCCCAGGGCGCCATCTGGCTGGCGATCAACTCCACGCGCGACGACAGCGTCGACCACATGGCGCCCGCCCAGCTCGGCCGCTGGATGACCGAACAGAGAGCCAGTCCCACCGCCGCCCTGCTGGACGAAGACGGCAAGGTCGGTCAGGCGTATGCGGCGCGCGTGACGCCCCACATGTTCATCGTCAACGCGCAGGGCGTGCTGGTGTACGCCGGCGGCATCGACAGCATCGCCTCGGCCCGTGCGGACGACATCCCCAAGGCCACCAACTACGTGCGCCAGGCCATGGCGGAAATCCAGGCGGGCAAGCCGGTGAGCGTGGCGAACAGCCGGGCTTACGGTTGCTCGGTCAAGTACCAGCCCGCCTGA
- the priA gene encoding replication restart helicase PriA: MAFWPSVVVATPAHSGVGAHLTYRSELSLASGTLVRVPLGAREVLGVVWDCPAVPPEGLTEAKTKPVTGVLDGLPPLNDRWRQLVKFAAQYYQRSLGEVALAALPPQLRDLSNVQLARRLKRRRAAGVDGPVPAADVAAGDVAVGHDLSDEQSQALDALADAKAPVLLFGATGSGKTEVYLQATQRALQAHADAQVLVMVPEINLTPQLETRFRERFEPLCGAGAVVCLHSGMTPAQRLSSWLSAHTGQARIVLGTRMAVLASLPGLRLIVVDEEHDPSYKSQEGARYSARDLAVYRGKVESDAMAAGERCQVVLGSATPSLESWHAADQGRYLRLAMPARIGGGALPRLRLVDMNHQPKGAVLAPPLIAAMTERIGRGEQCLVLLNRRGYAPVLACHDCGWKSACPHCSAYRVFHKLDRTLRCHHCGFTERVPRACPDCGNLDIAPVGRGTEQVEEQLAALLADARRPDGGPARVARMDADSTRLKGSLEVQLATMHSGEVDVLVGTQMIAKGHDFRRITLVASINADSGLFASDYRAPERLFALLMQAAGRAGRDAAQSAASEMWVQTWYPQHPLFASLKQHDFPAFALTQLAERLSAGMPPYGHQALLRADARTQQAAQAYLNAAAQAAVGLPHFDDVTLYPAVPLTIQRVANVERAQLLVEAASRSALQRFLSAWQPVLLESRSRPEARGLIRFAVDVDPLAI; encoded by the coding sequence ATGGCTTTCTGGCCCAGCGTCGTGGTGGCCACCCCCGCCCACAGCGGGGTGGGTGCCCACCTGACCTACCGAAGTGAGTTGTCGCTCGCGTCTGGCACGCTGGTGCGGGTACCGCTGGGCGCGCGCGAGGTGCTGGGTGTGGTGTGGGACTGCCCGGCCGTACCCCCCGAAGGCCTGACCGAAGCGAAAACCAAACCGGTGACCGGCGTGCTCGACGGCCTGCCGCCGCTCAACGATCGCTGGCGCCAGCTGGTCAAATTTGCCGCTCAGTATTACCAACGCAGTCTGGGCGAGGTGGCCCTGGCCGCGCTGCCGCCGCAACTGCGCGACCTCAGCAACGTGCAACTGGCGCGCCGACTCAAGCGGCGCCGAGCAGCCGGCGTGGACGGGCCGGTGCCGGCGGCTGATGTGGCGGCTGGTGATGTGGCGGTTGGCCACGACCTCAGCGACGAACAAAGCCAGGCGCTGGATGCGCTGGCCGATGCGAAGGCTCCGGTGCTGCTGTTCGGCGCCACCGGCAGCGGCAAGACCGAGGTGTACCTGCAGGCCACACAACGCGCGCTGCAAGCCCATGCCGACGCGCAGGTGCTGGTGATGGTGCCGGAGATCAACCTCACGCCGCAGCTGGAGACCCGTTTTCGCGAGCGTTTCGAGCCCCTGTGTGGCGCGGGTGCGGTGGTCTGCCTGCACAGCGGCATGACGCCAGCCCAGCGCCTCTCCAGCTGGCTCTCGGCCCACACCGGGCAGGCGCGCATCGTGCTGGGCACGCGCATGGCCGTGCTGGCCAGCCTGCCCGGACTGCGCCTGATCGTGGTCGACGAGGAGCACGACCCCAGCTACAAGAGCCAGGAAGGCGCTCGTTACTCGGCGCGCGATCTGGCGGTGTACCGGGGCAAGGTGGAGAGCGATGCCATGGCGGCGGGCGAGCGTTGCCAAGTGGTGCTGGGCTCGGCCACGCCCTCGCTGGAGAGCTGGCACGCGGCCGACCAGGGCCGCTACCTGCGGCTGGCCATGCCGGCGCGCATCGGGGGCGGTGCGCTGCCGCGCCTGCGCCTGGTGGACATGAACCACCAGCCCAAGGGCGCGGTGCTTGCCCCCCCCTTGATTGCCGCCATGACCGAGCGCATCGGGCGCGGCGAGCAGTGCCTGGTGCTGCTGAACCGGCGCGGCTACGCCCCGGTTCTGGCCTGCCACGACTGTGGCTGGAAGAGCGCCTGCCCGCATTGCAGCGCCTACCGCGTGTTCCACAAGCTCGACCGCACGCTGCGCTGCCACCACTGCGGCTTCACCGAGCGCGTGCCACGCGCCTGCCCCGACTGCGGCAACCTTGACATCGCGCCCGTGGGCCGCGGCACCGAGCAGGTGGAAGAACAGCTCGCGGCCCTGCTGGCCGATGCGCGCCGCCCCGACGGCGGGCCGGCGCGCGTGGCGCGCATGGACGCCGACTCGACCCGCCTCAAGGGCAGCCTGGAGGTGCAGCTGGCCACGATGCACAGCGGTGAGGTCGATGTGCTGGTGGGCACGCAGATGATCGCCAAGGGCCACGACTTCCGCCGCATCACGCTGGTGGCCAGCATCAATGCCGACTCGGGGCTGTTCGCCAGCGACTACCGCGCGCCCGAGCGGCTGTTTGCGTTGCTCATGCAGGCGGCCGGGCGCGCCGGGCGCGACGCAGCCCAGAGCGCTGCCAGCGAAATGTGGGTGCAGACCTGGTACCCTCAGCACCCGTTGTTTGCCTCGCTCAAACAGCACGATTTCCCGGCGTTTGCACTCACGCAACTGGCCGAGCGCCTGAGCGCAGGCATGCCGCCCTATGGCCACCAGGCGTTGCTGCGCGCCGACGCCCGCACCCAGCAGGCGGCGCAGGCTTACCTGAACGCGGCGGCGCAGGCGGCGGTGGGTTTGCCGCACTTCGATGACGTGACCCTGTACCCCGCGGTACCACTCACCATCCAGCGCGTGGCCAACGTGGAGCGCGCACAGCTGTTGGTGGAAGCCGCCTCGCGCAGCGCGCTGCAGCGCTTTTTGTCGGCATGGCAGCCGGTGCTGCTGGAGAGCCGCAGCCGGCCCGAGGCGCGTGGCCTGATCCGCTTTGCGGTGGACGTGGACCCGCTGGCGATCTGA
- a CDS encoding AEC family transporter — protein sequence MLNILLVTFPFFALVLAGFVAARRNMLPLEAIPGLNGFVLFFALPCLLYRFGSTTPITELLDASVMGVYLLCGLVMVAFAVVMSLNARIRWNDASIGALVAAFPNTGFMGVPLLAALLGPQVAGTAILTILVDMVVTSSLCIALSRLDEAEGQGGRAMLDAGKKALRGVLANPMPWSIILGAVASAYAVSLPKPVEQTVWLLADAASPVALFTIGAVLARAQMRSNHPMPLSDYVPVVLMKLLLHPLLVLAVGSVAIRLGAPLSSMALTVMVLVAALPSASNVSLLAERFGADNGRIARIILVSTAAAFFTFSAAVTLMT from the coding sequence GTGCTCAACATCCTGCTCGTCACCTTCCCGTTTTTTGCGCTTGTGCTGGCGGGCTTTGTGGCTGCCAGGCGCAACATGCTGCCGCTGGAGGCGATTCCCGGGCTCAACGGTTTCGTGCTGTTTTTTGCCTTGCCCTGTTTGCTCTACCGCTTCGGCTCCACCACGCCGATCACCGAACTGCTCGATGCGTCGGTGATGGGGGTGTACCTGCTGTGCGGCCTGGTGATGGTGGCGTTCGCGGTGGTCATGAGCCTGAACGCACGCATTCGCTGGAACGACGCCTCGATCGGTGCCCTGGTGGCGGCGTTCCCCAACACCGGTTTCATGGGCGTGCCCTTGCTGGCCGCGCTGCTGGGCCCGCAAGTGGCGGGCACGGCGATCCTCACGATCCTGGTCGACATGGTGGTCACCAGTTCGCTGTGCATCGCGCTTTCAAGACTGGACGAAGCCGAAGGCCAGGGTGGGCGTGCCATGCTGGACGCGGGCAAGAAGGCGTTGCGCGGCGTGCTGGCCAATCCCATGCCCTGGTCCATCATCCTGGGTGCGGTGGCTTCCGCGTACGCGGTCTCCTTGCCCAAACCGGTGGAGCAGACCGTGTGGTTGCTGGCCGATGCAGCCTCCCCGGTGGCGTTGTTCACCATCGGCGCGGTGCTGGCGCGTGCGCAGATGCGGTCGAACCACCCGATGCCGCTGTCGGACTATGTGCCGGTGGTGCTGATGAAGCTGCTGTTGCACCCGCTGCTGGTGCTGGCGGTGGGCTCGGTGGCGATCCGGCTCGGCGCACCGCTCTCGTCCATGGCCCTCACGGTGATGGTGCTGGTGGCGGCCTTGCCCAGCGCGAGCAACGTCTCTCTGCTGGCCGAGCGTTTCGGCGCGGACAACGGGCGCATCGCCCGCATCATCCTGGTGTCGACCGCCGCGGCCTTCTTCACGTTTTCAGCCGCAGTGACCTTGATGACCTGA
- a CDS encoding ATP-dependent helicase, producing MSNGLNLAQLEAVNHLGGPCLVLAGAGSGKTRVITHKIGRLIQAGLAADRIAAITFTNKAAAEMRERAKQLVGRDAKKVLICTFHALGVRLLREDGAALGLKKQFSILDTDDITSLLKDCGGTTDAATARGWQWAISALKSAGLNSAQALAQARDENERVTATIMGRYEERLTAYQSVDFDDLISLPLKLLTEHEEVRARWQKKMGHVLVDEYQDTNATQYELLKLLVGERARFTAVGDDDQSIYGWRGATLDNLKRLPQDYPELKVIKLEQNYRSTSAILRAANNVIGPNPKLFPKTLWSDLGEGEPVRVVDADNEDHEAERAVARIQSLRSNSQHKEFRDFAILYRANHMARSFEQSLRRAQIPYKVSGGQSFFDKAEIRDLCAWLRLLVNNDDDPAFLRSATTPKRGIGHTTLQALGSFATQYKISLFEALFSNSLSSALPARAVATLHEFGRSVNELEYRAKHTVGHEAARAFLTEWLKDIAYEKHLYDSEDNEKVAAARWTNVMDFCDWVAGRCGGQIEDEAGVQVEAERKSLMEVVQTIALLSTLSEREKDQNVVTLSTLHASKGLEWPHVMLVGVNEGLLPFKMDEEPGQSDAAAENMAQRLQEERRLMYVGITRAQRTLAVSWLKRRKKGRESIPGQASRFIKEMALDQNTVKEDPREKLRALRAEFAQRATDQAAQKATDIAP from the coding sequence ATGTCCAACGGCTTGAACCTGGCCCAGCTTGAAGCCGTGAACCACCTGGGGGGGCCTTGCCTGGTGCTCGCGGGCGCCGGCTCGGGCAAGACGCGCGTGATCACCCACAAGATCGGCCGGCTCATCCAGGCCGGCCTGGCGGCCGACCGCATCGCCGCCATCACCTTCACCAACAAGGCCGCCGCCGAGATGCGCGAACGCGCCAAGCAACTGGTGGGGCGCGACGCGAAGAAGGTGCTGATCTGCACCTTCCACGCGCTGGGCGTGCGCCTGCTGCGCGAAGACGGCGCGGCACTCGGCCTGAAGAAACAGTTCTCCATCCTCGACACCGACGACATCACCAGCCTGCTCAAGGACTGCGGCGGCACGACCGACGCCGCCACCGCGCGCGGCTGGCAGTGGGCCATCAGCGCCTTGAAGAGCGCGGGCCTGAATTCGGCCCAGGCGCTGGCGCAAGCCAGGGACGAGAACGAGCGCGTGACCGCGACCATCATGGGCCGCTATGAGGAGCGACTGACCGCCTACCAGAGCGTGGACTTCGACGACCTGATCTCGCTGCCCCTCAAACTGCTGACCGAGCACGAAGAGGTGCGCGCGCGCTGGCAGAAGAAGATGGGGCATGTGCTGGTGGACGAATACCAGGACACCAACGCCACACAATACGAGCTGCTGAAACTGCTGGTGGGCGAGCGCGCACGCTTCACCGCCGTGGGTGACGACGACCAGTCGATCTACGGCTGGCGCGGCGCCACGCTGGACAACCTCAAGCGCCTGCCCCAGGACTACCCCGAGCTCAAGGTCATCAAGCTGGAGCAGAACTACCGCTCGACCAGCGCGATCCTGCGCGCGGCCAACAACGTGATCGGGCCCAACCCCAAGCTGTTTCCCAAGACGCTGTGGAGCGACCTCGGCGAAGGTGAACCGGTGCGCGTGGTGGACGCCGACAACGAAGACCACGAGGCCGAACGCGCCGTGGCCCGCATCCAGAGCCTGCGCTCTAACTCGCAGCACAAGGAGTTTCGCGACTTCGCCATCCTCTACCGCGCCAACCACATGGCGCGCTCGTTCGAGCAGTCGCTGCGCCGCGCGCAGATTCCCTACAAGGTCTCGGGCGGGCAGAGCTTCTTTGACAAGGCTGAGATCCGCGACCTCTGTGCCTGGTTGCGCCTGCTGGTCAACAACGACGACGACCCGGCGTTTCTGCGCTCTGCCACCACGCCCAAGCGCGGCATCGGCCACACCACACTGCAAGCGCTGGGCAGCTTCGCCACGCAGTACAAGATCAGCCTGTTCGAGGCGCTGTTCTCGAACTCGCTCAGCAGCGCCCTGCCCGCGCGCGCCGTGGCCACGCTGCATGAATTCGGTCGCAGCGTGAATGAGCTGGAGTACCGCGCCAAACACACCGTGGGCCATGAAGCCGCGCGCGCCTTTCTCACCGAATGGCTCAAGGACATCGCGTACGAGAAACACCTGTACGACAGCGAAGACAACGAAAAGGTGGCGGCCGCGCGCTGGACCAACGTGATGGACTTCTGCGACTGGGTCGCCGGGCGCTGCGGCGGCCAGATCGAGGATGAGGCCGGCGTGCAGGTGGAGGCGGAGCGCAAGAGCCTCATGGAGGTGGTGCAGACCATCGCCCTGCTCTCCACCTTGAGTGAACGCGAGAAAGACCAGAACGTGGTGACGCTCTCCACCCTGCACGCATCGAAAGGCCTGGAGTGGCCCCACGTGATGCTGGTCGGCGTGAACGAAGGCCTGCTGCCGTTCAAGATGGACGAGGAGCCCGGCCAGAGCGACGCCGCCGCCGAGAACATGGCGCAGCGCCTGCAGGAAGAGCGCCGGCTGATGTACGTGGGCATCACGCGCGCGCAGCGCACGCTCGCCGTGAGCTGGCTCAAACGGCGCAAGAAGGGCCGCGAAAGCATCCCCGGCCAGGCCAGCCGTTTCATCAAGGAGATGGCGCTCGACCAGAACACCGTGAAAGAAGACCCGCGCGAGAAACTGCGTGCGCTGCGCGCCGAGTTCGCCCAGCGCGCCACCGACCAGGCCGCGCAAAAGGCCACCGACATCGCCCCATGA
- the hemE gene encoding uroporphyrinogen decarboxylase: MPFAPLKNDTFLRACLRQSTDHTPVWLMRQAGRYLPEYCATRAKAGSFMGLATNVDYATEVTLQPLERYALDASILFSDILTVPDAMGLGLSFALGEGPKFAKTVRTEADVAALAVPDMDKLRYVFDAVTSIRKALNGRVPLIGFSGSPWTLACYMVEGGGSDDYRAVKTLMYSRPDLMHRILAINADSVAAYLNAQIDAGAQAVMVFDSWGGVLADGNFQDFSLAYTRRVLAQLKREHEGVVIPRIVFTKGGGLWLDDMKTLDCNALGLDWTVNLAKARAQVGEGPDGKALQGNIDPNVLFAQPAQIDAEVARVLESFGKPHQGPGTGATHIFNLGHGISQFTPPEHVSALVNAVHTHSKRLRAAG, from the coding sequence ATGCCCTTTGCTCCCCTGAAGAACGACACCTTCCTGCGCGCCTGCCTGCGCCAGTCCACCGACCACACGCCGGTGTGGCTCATGCGCCAGGCGGGTCGCTATCTGCCCGAGTACTGCGCCACGCGCGCCAAGGCCGGCAGCTTCATGGGACTGGCCACCAACGTGGACTACGCCACCGAGGTGACCCTGCAGCCGCTGGAGCGTTACGCGCTGGACGCCTCCATCCTGTTCAGCGACATCCTCACCGTGCCCGACGCCATGGGCCTGGGCCTGTCGTTCGCGCTGGGCGAAGGCCCGAAGTTTGCGAAGACCGTGCGCACCGAAGCCGACGTGGCCGCGCTGGCCGTGCCCGACATGGACAAGCTGCGCTACGTGTTCGACGCGGTCACCTCCATCCGCAAGGCCTTGAATGGCCGTGTGCCCCTGATCGGCTTCTCGGGCAGCCCCTGGACGCTGGCCTGCTACATGGTCGAGGGCGGCGGCTCGGACGACTACCGCGCGGTCAAGACGCTCATGTACAGCCGCCCGGACCTGATGCACCGCATCCTGGCCATCAACGCCGACTCGGTGGCCGCCTACCTCAACGCCCAGATCGACGCCGGCGCGCAGGCCGTGATGGTGTTCGACAGCTGGGGCGGTGTGCTGGCCGACGGCAACTTCCAGGACTTCAGCCTGGCTTACACCAGGCGCGTGCTGGCCCAGCTCAAACGCGAACACGAGGGCGTGGTGATCCCGCGCATCGTCTTCACCAAGGGCGGCGGCCTGTGGCTGGACGACATGAAAACGCTGGACTGCAATGCCCTCGGCCTGGACTGGACCGTGAATCTGGCCAAGGCCCGCGCCCAGGTGGGCGAAGGGCCGGACGGCAAGGCCCTGCAAGGCAACATCGACCCCAACGTGCTGTTCGCACAGCCCGCGCAGATCGACGCCGAAGTGGCGCGCGTGCTGGAGAGTTTCGGCAAACCCCACCAGGGCCCGGGCACGGGCGCCACCCACATCTTCAACCTGGGCCACGGCATCAGCCAGTTCACGCCGCCGGAGCATGTGTCGGCCCTGGTGAACGCGGTGCACACCCACTCGAAGCGCCTGCGCGCTGCCGGTTGA